GCAGAGCCGGCAACCAGATTAAGCCAGGGCCCGGCCAGGGCCGCACCGCTCGCGGAGCCGGCGAGGCCGAGAAGTTGTCGACGCGTGAAATCAGGCGTGGGCATGGAGTCGGTCCTGAGAAGCAGTCGTATGGGAAGGCGAGGCGGGATGCCGGCAGAGCGGTTGCAAGCCACGCAGTATGCCGCATCGAATTTGACAATTCCATACGGCAAGTGCATGCCTACCGTACAAGGAAATAAAATCGTTCCCTGTTTGTGGTTCGACGACCAAGGGGAAGCGGCGGCGAAGCTGTATGTCGAGACCTTTCCGAACTCGAAGATCACGGCCATGACGCACTACTGCGGCGCCGGCCAGGAAATCCACGGCCGGCCGACGGGCTCGGTCATGACCGTCTCCTTCGAGCTCGATGGTCAAGCGTTTACCGCGCTCAACGGCGGACCGATGTTCAAGTTCACCGAAGCGGTTTCGCTGCAAGTTATGTGCGACACGCAAACCGAGATCGACCGCTATTGGGACCAGCTCACCGCCGGCGGCGACGAAAACGCGCAGCAATGCGGCTGGCTGAAAGACCGGTTCGGCTTGTCGTGGCAGATCACGCCGAAAATCTTGCCGAAAATGATCACGTCCGGCGAAGCCGAAAAAGCGCAACGCGCGCTGCAAGCGATGCTGGGGATGAAAAAGCTCGACATCGCGGCGCTGCAAAAAGCGTACGACGGATAGAGCGGCAAGCGGCGCTTGCGATTTACAAACGAGCGGCTTCCGAAGCGACGACTTCCGAACGGGTGGCACTTCTCCGCGCGCAGCGCGTCTGATAGATTCGCGAACGATCGGTCGGCCTCTCGTTTTCTGGGATCGCGCTTCATGGATACGCACGCAACGGTTCTCGTGATCGGCTCGGCGGGGCGTATCGGCCGGGCCGTCGTGGCCGAGTTGCTCGCCTGCGGCATGCCGGTGCGTGGGTTCGATCTCGTGCCGACGCCTGGCCTGGCCGATAGCGTCGTCGGGAGCATCACGGATGCCGACGCTTTGCGAGCGGCGATGCGCGATGTCGGCACGTTGATTCATCTGGCCGCCACGCCCGACGACGACGGCGATAACTTTCTCACGCAGTTGTTGCCGAACAACATCGTCGGCGTGTACCACGTTCTGGAAGCGGCCCGCGCGTGCGGTGTGCGGCGGTTGATT
This portion of the Planctomycetia bacterium genome encodes:
- a CDS encoding VOC family protein: MPTVQGNKIVPCLWFDDQGEAAAKLYVETFPNSKITAMTHYCGAGQEIHGRPTGSVMTVSFELDGQAFTALNGGPMFKFTEAVSLQVMCDTQTEIDRYWDQLTAGGDENAQQCGWLKDRFGLSWQITPKILPKMITSGEAEKAQRALQAMLGMKKLDIAALQKAYDG